The following coding sequences lie in one Haematobia irritans isolate KBUSLIRL chromosome 3, ASM5000362v1, whole genome shotgun sequence genomic window:
- the Miga gene encoding mitoguardin, which translates to MLYLPFKWSDIRIFPARMSTTQKVVIISMAAGVTLLGVMSRYLRRRKPPRPPRRARKYTNRRARNSMRSPNDMISIAGSKASARSGSPVASTVAYSQSDRMSMASGSVGAGALVMSNPNQVGIITTQLTAQQLGVMGMEALDTVINFWEDALAAHYSPGGVPALLTTAEESEFCREIQNLLDMAYALQEQSELLFLDQRSVLFRDEPSIDEAEEDHWAALEDVPDEDKHSHRSASMSRTGSDPNFDSAESFASALDQVADLREFESFAETEYEEYPLYQTALKHHDETPIPHRTLRTDLVHCNNDTEYLAKLHCVRLAFQYLFKDPAIGQWVVDTGRQILTDLLCLGDKDTKEFLVGYEDMIKYIQDPNNWDDIQKELETRNVKAMTFYDICLDFIILDSFRDLDAPPASVIAVVQNRFLSNGFKETALTTAVWSVLKAKKRMLKNPDGFMSHFYVISEQLSPLMAWGFFGPDENLKDICHYFRDQLLGFLADIFNFQKSRYTSLEDLAHDVLGHMKTRVNNISVKFSQ; encoded by the exons ATGCTTTATCTTCCATTCAAATGGTCAGACATACGTATATTCCCGGCACGTATGTCCACCACCCAAAAG GTGGTCATTATCTCTATGGCAGCCGGTGTAACATTATTGGGCGTTATGTCACGTTATTTGCGAAGACGCAAACCACCACGTCCACCGCGACGAGCCCGTAAATACACAAATAGAAGGGCACGGAATAGTATGCGCAGCCCCAATGATATGATATCGATTGCTGGCTCAAAAGCTTCAGCCAGATCTGGTAGTCCCGTTGCATCAACTGTGGCCTATTCCCAATCAGATCGTATGTCAATGGCAAGTGGTTCCGTTGGAGCTGGTGCCTTGGTTATGTCCAATCCTAATCAGGTTGGTATAATAACCACTCAACTTACCGCGCAGCAATTGGGTGTTATGGGCATGGAAGCTCTAGATACGGTTATAAATTTCTGGGAAGATGCCTTGGCTGCTCATTATTCACCGGGTGGTGTACCGGCCCTACTCACAACCGCTGAAGAGTCCGAGTTTTGTcgtgaaatacaaaatttattagatatggCTTATGCTTTGCAGGAACAAAGCGAGCTATTATTTCTTGACCAACGTTCGGTTTTATTTCGCGACGAACCATCAATAGATGAAGCCGAAGAAGATCATTGGGCCGCTTTGGAAGATGTTCCCGATGAAGATAAACATTCACATAGGTCGGCTAGCATGAGTCGCACTGGATCAGATCCAAATTTCGATTCGGCAGAAAGTTTTGCATCGGCTTTAGATCAAGTAGCTGATCTACGTGAATTTGAAAGTTTTGCTGAAACTGAATATGAAGAGTATCCCTTATATCAGACAGCTTTAAAGCATCATGACGAAACCCCTATACCACACCGCACTCTACGCACTGATTTGGTGCATTGCAATAACGACACAGAGTATTTGGCAAAGCTGCATTGTGTTCGTTTGGCGTTTCAATATCTATTTAAG GATCCAGCCATTGGTCAATGGGTTGTTGACACAGGCCGACAAATTCTTACAGATTTACTTTGTCTAGGTGATAAAGATACCAAAGAATTTCTAGTGGGCTATGAAGATATGATAAAATATATTCAAGATCCCAATAATTGGGATGATATACAAAAAGAATTGGAAACACGAAATGTTAAAGCCATGACATTCTATGAcatttgtctagattttataaTACTCGATTCATTTCGGGACTTGGATGCCCCTCCAGCCAGTGTTATAGCAGTGGTGCAAAATCGCTTCCTATCAAATGGCTTCAAAGAAACT GCTCTCACGACAGCTGTGTGGTCCGTGCTAAAGGCCAAAAAACGTATGCTGAAAAATCCCGATGGATTTATGTCGCATTTCTATGTAATTTCCGAACAACTATCACCCTTAATGGCATGGGGCTTCTTTGGACCAGATGAAAATCTTAAAGATATTTGCCATTATTTTAGAGACCAATTATTGGGTTTCTTAGCTGACATATTTAATTTCCAAAAGAGTCGCTATACTTCATTGGAAGATTTAGCCCATGATGTTCTGGGCCATATGAAAACTAGAGTTAATAATATTAGTGTTAAGTTTAGTCAATAG